One genomic segment of Podarcis raffonei isolate rPodRaf1 chromosome 7, rPodRaf1.pri, whole genome shotgun sequence includes these proteins:
- the OTUD6B gene encoding deubiquitinase OTUD6B, whose protein sequence is MDGPGEGEEPAAAEEAAGGGGLELLARRQRKEKRELQAKIQGMKNAVPKNDKKRRKQLSDEVAKLEAELEQKHKGELKKLKETLTEENKEDAAVINIARLELEDMEQIQPPRITKAQKRRDKKAAMEKEREERIAEAEIENLTGARHLESQKLAHSLATRQLEIKQIPSDGHCMYRAIEDQLKEQQNSWTVATLRSQTAEYMKSHVDDFLPFLTNPNTGDLYSHEEFEKYCHDIANTAAWGGQLELRALSHILQTPIEVVQMDSPPIVVGEEYRRKPLILVYMRHAYGLGEHYNSVKPLMDTPTENES, encoded by the exons ATGGACGGGCCCGGGGAAGGAGAAGAGCCGGCCGCTGCGGAAGAGGCGGCGGGGGGCGGCGGCCTGGAGCTGCTGGCCCGGCGGCAGCGCAAGGAGAAGCGCGAGCTGCAAG CCAAAATCCAAGGAATGAAGAATGCCGTTCCAAAGAATgacaaaaagagaagaaaacagcTGTCTGATGAGGTTGCCAAACTGGAGGCCGAGCTGGAACAGAAACACAAGGGAGAACTTAAGAAGCTAAAGGAGACACTAACTGAAGAGAATAAA GAAGATGCTGCAGTTATAAATATTGCAAGACTGGAGCTTGAGGACATGGAACAGATTCAGCCTCCTAGAATAACAAAAGCACAGAAGAGGCGG GATAAAAAAGCAGCcatggaaaaagaaagagaagaaagaatcgCAGAAGCAGAGATAGAAAATTTAACAGGAGCTAGGCACCTTGAAAGTCAAAAACTCGCCCATAGTTTAGCCACGAGGCAATTAGAAATTAAGCAGATCCCATCTGATGGTCACTGCATGTACAGAGCTATTGAAGATCAGCTCAAAGAGCAACAAAACTCCTGGACTGTTGCAACGCTTAGAAGTCAAACGGCAGAGTACATGAAAAGTCACGTGGATGACTTCCTACCATTTCTAACTAACCCAAATACAGGAGATCTGTACAGTCATG AGGAATTTGAAAAATACTGCCATGATATAGCAAACACAGCTGCCTGGGGTGGCCAATTGGAA CTAAGGGCTCTATCGCACATCTTGCAAACGCCGATTGAAGTTGTACAAATGGATTCACCACCTATAGTTGTTGGTGAGGAATACAGGAGAAAACCCCTAATACTTGT GTATATGAGACATGCATATGGATTAGGAGAACATTATAATTCTGTAAAACCTCTAATGGACACACCTACAGAAAATGAAAGCTAG